In a genomic window of Alcanivorax sp.:
- the purF gene encoding amidophosphoribosyltransferase — MCGIVGIVGHSYVNQGIYDALTVLQHRGQDAAGIVTCDGDRLYLRKDNGMVRDVFRTRHMRRLVGNMGIGHVRYPTAGSSSSAEAQPFYVNSPYGITLAHNGNLTNAEELAEHIFRADLRHINTTSDSEVLLNVFAHELQSLGKLQPEPDDIFDAVAAVHKRVEGAYAVVAMITGYGILAFRDPHGIRPVCFGRKDTPDGPEYMVASESVALSSLGFHIERDLEPGEAIYITAEGEMHTRQCADNPSLHPCIFEQVYLARPDSIIDGISVYKARLRMGEKLAEKVEREWPDHDIDVVIPIPDTSRTSALQMANHLGVKYREGFIKNRYIGRTFIMPGQQQRKKSVRQKLNAIELEFKGKNVLLVDDSIVRGTTCNEIIQMAREAGARKVYFASAAPAVQYPNVYGIDMPAAQELIAHGRTTEEIGKLIGADKLIYQDLEDLVETCKEGNPGVESFDCSVFNGTYLAGNITPEYLASLEARRNDMAKGSNEKTQALADNEIIDLHNTN, encoded by the coding sequence ATGTGCGGCATTGTGGGCATTGTCGGCCATAGCTATGTGAACCAGGGCATTTATGATGCGCTGACAGTCCTTCAGCATCGGGGGCAGGATGCAGCCGGTATCGTTACCTGTGACGGAGATCGTCTCTATCTGCGCAAGGACAACGGCATGGTGCGCGATGTGTTTCGCACCCGTCATATGCGCCGCTTGGTTGGCAACATGGGGATTGGCCATGTGCGTTATCCCACCGCGGGCAGCTCCAGCTCAGCGGAAGCCCAGCCGTTCTATGTGAATTCCCCCTACGGCATCACTCTGGCCCACAACGGCAATCTCACCAATGCCGAGGAACTGGCCGAGCATATCTTCCGGGCTGATCTGCGCCATATCAATACCACCTCTGATTCCGAGGTGCTGTTGAATGTGTTCGCCCACGAACTGCAGAGTCTGGGCAAGTTGCAGCCTGAACCGGACGATATCTTTGACGCGGTTGCCGCAGTACACAAGCGGGTGGAAGGGGCCTATGCGGTGGTGGCCATGATTACCGGTTACGGCATCCTGGCGTTCCGTGACCCTCATGGTATTCGGCCAGTCTGTTTCGGTCGCAAGGATACCCCGGACGGGCCCGAGTACATGGTGGCTTCCGAATCCGTGGCATTGTCTTCTCTGGGCTTTCATATCGAACGTGATCTGGAGCCGGGCGAAGCCATCTATATCACCGCCGAAGGGGAGATGCACACCCGCCAGTGTGCCGACAATCCCAGCCTGCACCCGTGCATTTTCGAACAGGTATACCTGGCACGTCCGGATTCCATCATCGACGGCATTTCGGTGTACAAGGCCCGGTTGCGCATGGGCGAGAAACTGGCAGAAAAAGTGGAACGTGAATGGCCGGACCACGATATCGACGTGGTGATTCCTATTCCTGATACCAGCCGTACTTCGGCTCTGCAGATGGCCAACCATTTGGGCGTGAAATATCGCGAAGGCTTCATCAAGAATCGTTATATCGGCCGTACCTTCATCATGCCCGGTCAGCAGCAGCGCAAGAAATCTGTGCGTCAGAAGCTGAATGCCATCGAGCTGGAGTTCAAGGGCAAGAATGTCCTGCTGGTGGATGACTCCATTGTGCGTGGAACGACCTGCAACGAGATTATCCAGATGGCGCGCGAAGCCGGTGCCCGTAAAGTGTATTTCGCTTCTGCGGCTCCAGCGGTGCAGTATCCCAATGTCTATGGCATTGATATGCCGGCAGCACAGGAACTGATTGCCCATGGCCGTACCACCGAAGAAATTGGCAAACTGATCGGTGCTGACAAGTTGATTTACCAGGACCTGGAAGATCTGGTGGAGACTTGCAAGGAAGGCAATCCCGGGGTGGAGTCCTTTGACTGTTCCGTGTTCAATGGAACGTATCTGGCGGGCAATATCACACCGGAGTATCTGGCAAGTCTTGAAGCTCGTCGCAATGACATGGCCAAGGGCAGTAATGAAAAAACCCAGGCCCTGGCAGATAACGAGATTATCGATTTGCACAACACGAACTGA
- a CDS encoding CvpA family protein, translating to MNLADAIILIVIAISALLSVRRGFTREAFSLLTWVAAFIIARLFSPALDLLLQDQIATPSLRAAVAFGLLFVLTLVVGALINHLLGELIRVTGLSSTDRLLGMVFGALRGVLLMVVLVALGRHLFGADPWWQESTLVPHLVMMEAWTRDMGEKLLALIMNV from the coding sequence ATGAATCTGGCAGACGCCATCATTCTGATCGTCATCGCAATTTCCGCTTTGCTGAGCGTGCGCCGAGGCTTCACCCGCGAAGCCTTTTCGTTGCTCACCTGGGTGGCGGCCTTTATCATCGCGCGCCTGTTCAGTCCGGCTCTGGATCTTCTTCTCCAGGATCAGATCGCTACCCCCAGCCTCCGTGCCGCCGTTGCTTTCGGCCTGCTGTTTGTCTTGACGCTGGTGGTTGGCGCCCTCATTAACCATCTGCTCGGTGAGCTGATCCGTGTCACCGGGCTGAGCAGTACTGATCGATTGCTGGGTATGGTCTTCGGCGCCTTGCGAGGGGTGCTGCTGATGGTCGTGCTGGTAGCCCTGGGGCGGCATCTTTTTGGCGCCGACCCATGGTGGCAAGAATCCACCCTGGTTCCGCATCTGGTCATGATGGAAGCGTGGACCCGGGATATGGGCGAGAAACTGCTCGCTCTGATCATGAACGTATAA
- a CDS encoding SPOR domain-containing protein: protein MDKRTRQRIIGIVLLLVLAAVLAPFVFRSPEQIRNALDMQIPDQPEMTAVNVEPVVSADMESAAAERIQSERQAVKEAAEEQLHAETDSTEKSAEVAREDSQTAPLADDAPVPPPADQDDGPVLAGFVVQVGSYSSADNAAGMVDKLKAAGYRAYSETDSHQGKVVHRVMVGPEIHKKDAERTRQQLADDSRFGFKGLVRIYAP from the coding sequence GTGGATAAACGAACCCGCCAGCGCATTATCGGCATTGTCCTGTTGTTGGTTCTGGCCGCCGTGCTGGCGCCCTTTGTGTTCCGGTCACCGGAACAGATCCGCAATGCGCTGGATATGCAAATACCGGATCAGCCGGAGATGACGGCGGTGAATGTGGAGCCGGTAGTGTCTGCAGACATGGAAAGCGCGGCGGCGGAACGTATCCAGTCTGAGCGTCAGGCGGTCAAGGAGGCCGCAGAAGAGCAGTTACACGCCGAGACGGACAGCACCGAAAAGTCTGCCGAGGTTGCCCGTGAAGACAGCCAGACTGCGCCGCTGGCTGACGATGCCCCGGTACCGCCGCCGGCGGATCAGGATGACGGGCCGGTTTTGGCTGGTTTTGTGGTCCAGGTGGGCAGTTATTCCAGCGCAGATAATGCAGCCGGCATGGTGGACAAGCTGAAAGCCGCCGGCTATCGGGCCTATAGCGAAACCGACAGTCACCAGGGCAAGGTCGTTCATCGTGTGATGGTGGGACCGGAAATCCACAAGAAGGATGCCGAGCGGACCCGCCAGCAGCTGGCGGATGACAGCCGTTTTGGCTTCAAGGGGCTGGTGCGGATCTACGCACCCTGA
- a CDS encoding folylpolyglutamate synthase/dihydrofolate synthase family protein has protein sequence MTDDSAASALAAWLERIEAMHPTEIELGLERIRQVARRLGVDTMPVPVITVAGTNGKGSTLSLMQSLAERHGRRVCLYTSPHLHRFNERVRLPHGQASDQQLCEAFAQVQQARLDISLTYFEFSTLAALWLFRQSEADLVLLEVGLGGRLDAVNIVDPDVAVVTSVGLDHQDWLGETREAIAGEKCGIARPGRPLVFGEEDWPENLPALAEHYAAEPVFAGRDFRLTEQGVTLSDGRELAFPSKVILGRDNLATACQALSLAGIVVDAQDCAAVADVTLFGRCEFRQLQGHDCWFDVGHNLPAVTRFLQLLPPCEGRRHLVFGMMADKPIDEVVALFAGQPVNWHLAAPAMARAASPARLAAALPSQASYRQYGSVSEALQGALDAAQRHDQVLIFGSFYTVAEARGEQGG, from the coding sequence ATGACTGATGATTCCGCCGCTTCCGCTCTGGCCGCCTGGCTGGAGCGGATCGAGGCCATGCATCCCACCGAAATCGAACTGGGCCTGGAACGTATCCGGCAGGTAGCCCGTCGTCTTGGGGTGGACACGATGCCGGTGCCGGTGATCACCGTGGCCGGTACCAACGGTAAAGGTTCCACCCTGAGCCTGATGCAGTCCCTCGCGGAGCGTCATGGCCGTCGAGTCTGTCTCTATACCTCTCCTCATCTGCACCGTTTCAATGAGCGCGTGCGTCTGCCCCATGGACAGGCCTCTGATCAGCAGCTCTGTGAGGCATTTGCGCAGGTGCAACAGGCTCGCCTGGACATTTCCCTGACCTATTTCGAGTTCAGTACCCTGGCGGCACTATGGTTGTTCCGGCAAAGCGAGGCCGATCTGGTGCTGCTGGAAGTAGGCTTGGGTGGCCGGCTTGATGCGGTGAATATCGTTGATCCGGATGTGGCGGTGGTCACCTCGGTGGGGCTGGATCATCAGGACTGGCTGGGCGAAACACGAGAAGCTATTGCCGGCGAAAAATGCGGCATCGCCCGTCCCGGCAGGCCTCTGGTTTTCGGCGAGGAAGACTGGCCGGAAAATCTTCCTGCCCTGGCAGAACACTATGCGGCGGAGCCGGTTTTTGCCGGCCGTGATTTCCGCCTCACCGAGCAAGGCGTCACGCTCAGTGATGGCCGCGAGTTGGCCTTTCCCTCCAAGGTGATCCTGGGCCGGGATAACCTGGCAACGGCCTGCCAGGCGCTTAGCCTGGCCGGAATTGTCGTCGATGCACAGGATTGCGCGGCAGTGGCGGATGTGACCCTGTTCGGTCGTTGTGAATTCCGGCAGCTGCAGGGACATGACTGCTGGTTTGATGTGGGCCACAACCTGCCGGCCGTGACCCGTTTCCTGCAGCTGTTGCCTCCCTGTGAAGGGCGGCGGCATCTGGTGTTCGGGATGATGGCGGACAAGCCCATTGATGAGGTGGTGGCGTTATTTGCCGGTCAGCCGGTGAATTGGCATCTGGCAGCGCCAGCCATGGCAAGGGCGGCATCGCCCGCCAGGCTGGCGGCTGCTTTGCCGTCGCAGGCATCATATCGTCAGTATGGCAGTGTTTCCGAGGCACTGCAGGGCGCTCTGGATGCTGCACAGCGTCACGATCAGGTGCTAATCTTCGGGTCTTTCTATACCGTTGCGGAAGCGAGGGGAGAGCAAGGTGGATAA
- the accD gene encoding acetyl-CoA carboxylase, carboxyltransferase subunit beta encodes MSNSNWLEKILPAVRRPQENRRNNIPEGLWRKCPRCDGVVYRPELDRNMDVCPKCEHHLRINARRRLKLFLDEGAQTEIGTELAPVDRLKFKDSKKYKDRLVAAQKATEENDALIALKGTLHGEPLVACAFEFNFMGGSMGSVVGERFVRAVDVCLEQKLPLVCFSASGGARMQEALFSLMQMAKTSAALEKMRQAGLPFISVLTDPVYGGVSASLAMLGDVNVAEPNALIGFAGPRVIEQTVRQKLPEGFQRSEFLLDHGAIDMIVSRHDMRDTLHRLLANMMGWSLQTVDD; translated from the coding sequence ATGAGCAACAGCAACTGGCTGGAAAAAATCCTGCCTGCAGTACGTCGCCCCCAGGAAAACCGGCGCAACAACATTCCCGAGGGGCTGTGGCGTAAGTGCCCACGCTGCGACGGGGTGGTGTACCGGCCTGAACTGGACCGCAACATGGATGTTTGCCCGAAGTGTGAGCATCACCTGCGTATCAATGCTCGGCGGCGGCTCAAGCTGTTTCTGGACGAAGGCGCGCAGACGGAAATCGGTACGGAACTGGCACCGGTGGACCGTCTCAAGTTCAAGGACTCCAAGAAATACAAAGACCGTCTGGTTGCTGCCCAGAAAGCCACCGAAGAAAACGACGCGCTGATTGCCCTGAAAGGCACTCTGCACGGAGAGCCCCTGGTGGCCTGTGCCTTCGAATTCAACTTCATGGGCGGTTCCATGGGCTCCGTGGTCGGCGAGCGTTTTGTTCGTGCTGTAGATGTGTGCCTGGAGCAAAAGCTGCCGCTGGTGTGTTTTTCTGCCAGTGGCGGGGCGCGTATGCAGGAAGCCCTGTTCTCCCTGATGCAGATGGCCAAGACCAGCGCAGCGCTGGAAAAGATGCGCCAGGCGGGTTTACCGTTTATCTCTGTGCTTACCGATCCGGTCTATGGTGGCGTTTCTGCGTCCCTGGCCATGCTTGGTGACGTAAATGTGGCTGAGCCCAACGCCCTGATCGGTTTTGCCGGGCCCCGGGTTATTGAGCAGACCGTGCGACAGAAATTGCCTGAGGGCTTCCAGCGCAGTGAATTCCTGCTGGATCATGGTGCTATCGATATGATCGTGTCCCGCCACGATATGCGCGACACTCTCCATCGCTTGCTGGCGAACATGATGGGCTGGTCCCTCCAGACTGTTGATGACTGA
- the trpA gene encoding tryptophan synthase subunit alpha has translation MRRIESCFQRLAEQNRKALIPFVTAGDSSKEVTVPLMHAMVEAGADIIELGVPFSDPMADGPVIQKACERALAHGTSTHDVLAMVKEFRERDTRTPVVLMGYLNPVEALGYESFAKAASQAGVDGILLVDLPPEEALEIKPVMDAHELDMIFLVAPTTSDARIKLIGKAGSGYLYYVSLKGVTGSASLNVDEVASRVETIRNLAQLPIGVGFGIKDAESAQAVSRVSDGVVVGSALVNQIAANPDNPGAINKAISDILAAMRNAMDQ, from the coding sequence ATGCGTCGTATTGAAAGCTGTTTTCAGCGGCTGGCCGAGCAGAACCGCAAGGCCCTGATTCCCTTTGTGACCGCCGGTGATTCCAGCAAGGAAGTGACGGTGCCACTGATGCACGCCATGGTGGAAGCCGGTGCCGACATCATTGAGCTGGGGGTGCCTTTCTCGGATCCCATGGCCGATGGCCCGGTGATTCAGAAGGCCTGTGAGCGGGCCCTGGCCCATGGCACCTCTACCCATGATGTGCTGGCCATGGTCAAGGAGTTCCGCGAGCGCGATACCCGGACCCCGGTGGTACTGATGGGCTATCTGAACCCGGTGGAAGCGCTTGGCTACGAAAGCTTTGCCAAGGCCGCCTCTCAAGCCGGCGTGGATGGCATCCTGCTGGTGGATCTGCCGCCGGAAGAGGCGCTGGAAATCAAACCTGTGATGGATGCCCACGAGCTGGACATGATTTTCCTGGTGGCACCCACCACTTCGGATGCCCGTATCAAGCTGATTGGCAAGGCCGGCTCTGGCTACCTGTATTACGTGTCCCTGAAGGGGGTTACCGGCTCCGCATCCCTGAATGTGGACGAAGTGGCCAGCCGGGTTGAAACAATTCGCAACCTTGCTCAATTGCCCATTGGTGTCGGCTTTGGTATCAAAGACGCTGAATCTGCACAGGCGGTGAGCCGGGTGTCCGACGGTGTGGTCGTAGGTAGTGCTCTGGTGAACCAGATCGCTGCCAATCCGGATAACCCGGGGGCGATCAACAAGGCCATCAGTGACATCCTGGCCGCCATGCGCAACGCTATGGATCAGTAA
- the trpB gene encoding tryptophan synthase subunit beta — MSERPDFSAFPDARGHFGQFGGCFVSETLMGALDDLAAMYERLKDDPQFRADFDYDLAHYVGRPSPLYLAERWSKQLGGAKIWLKREDLNHTGAHKVNNTIGQALLAKHMGKPRVIAETGAGQHGVATATVAARLGLKCQVYMGAEDVERQKLNVYRMKLLGAEVIPVTSGSKTLKDAMNEAMRDWVTNVDDTFYIIGTVAGPHPYPLLVRDFQCVIGREAREQSLKQAGKLPDALVACVGGGSNAIGLFHPFLNDDDVAMYGVEAAGDGIETGRHAAPLSAGRPGVLHGNRTYLMEDDNGQIIETHSVSAGLDYPGVGPEHAWLKDLGRVNYVSADDKEALSAFRELTRVEGIMPALESAHALAYARKLAPTMSPDQNIVVNLSGRGDKDILTVAAIDGIEF, encoded by the coding sequence GTGTCTGAACGCCCTGATTTTTCTGCTTTTCCTGACGCCCGAGGCCATTTTGGCCAGTTTGGCGGCTGTTTTGTTTCCGAGACCCTGATGGGAGCTCTGGACGATCTGGCTGCCATGTATGAGCGTCTCAAGGATGATCCGCAGTTCCGCGCGGATTTCGATTACGACCTGGCCCATTATGTGGGCCGCCCGTCGCCGTTGTATCTGGCGGAGCGATGGTCGAAGCAGCTCGGCGGCGCCAAGATCTGGCTCAAGCGTGAAGATTTGAACCACACCGGTGCCCACAAGGTGAACAACACCATCGGCCAGGCTCTGTTGGCCAAGCACATGGGCAAGCCGCGGGTGATTGCGGAAACCGGGGCAGGGCAGCATGGCGTGGCAACGGCCACCGTGGCGGCCCGGCTGGGGCTCAAGTGCCAGGTGTACATGGGGGCCGAGGATGTGGAGCGGCAAAAGCTCAACGTCTACCGCATGAAGCTGCTGGGTGCCGAGGTGATTCCGGTGACGTCCGGTTCGAAAACCCTGAAAGATGCCATGAACGAGGCCATGCGTGACTGGGTCACCAATGTGGACGACACCTTCTACATCATCGGCACCGTGGCAGGCCCGCATCCGTATCCGCTGCTGGTGCGCGATTTCCAGTGCGTGATCGGTCGTGAAGCCCGTGAGCAGAGCCTGAAGCAGGCCGGAAAACTGCCGGATGCGCTGGTAGCGTGTGTGGGTGGCGGTTCCAACGCCATTGGCCTGTTCCATCCCTTCCTCAATGACGATGACGTGGCCATGTACGGTGTGGAAGCCGCCGGCGACGGCATCGAAACCGGTCGTCATGCGGCACCGCTGAGCGCCGGGCGCCCTGGTGTGCTGCACGGTAACCGTACCTACCTGATGGAAGACGATAACGGCCAGATCATCGAAACCCATTCCGTGTCCGCTGGCCTGGATTATCCTGGCGTCGGCCCGGAGCACGCCTGGTTGAAGGATCTGGGTCGGGTCAACTATGTGTCTGCGGATGACAAGGAGGCCCTCTCGGCGTTCCGTGAGCTGACCCGGGTGGAGGGCATCATGCCGGCTCTGGAATCGGCCCATGCGCTGGCCTATGCGCGCAAACTGGCTCCAACCATGTCACCGGATCAGAATATTGTCGTGAACCTGTCCGGTCGTGGGGACAAGGACATTCTGACTGTCGCCGCCATCGATGGCATTGAATTTTAA
- a CDS encoding phosphoribosylanthranilate isomerase has protein sequence MTIPRVKICGITRIEDGLAAASAGADAIGLVFYEPSPRFVTVARAAAICASLPPFVTTVGLFVNASQAAIEHVLSQVPLDLLQFHGDEPAQFCTRFSRPWIKAVRMKDDVDLYRCAAQYREAAGLLVDSYVAGVPGGTGETFNWGRLPKDLPLPVVLAGGLHPGNVADAVAQVRPWAVDVSGGVEQKTVQGGRSGGIKDPAAIRAFIKSAKIRGVAGV, from the coding sequence ATGACCATACCCCGGGTCAAAATCTGTGGCATCACCCGCATTGAGGATGGACTGGCGGCGGCAAGCGCCGGTGCTGATGCCATTGGTTTGGTGTTTTACGAGCCCAGCCCCCGTTTTGTTACGGTCGCCCGGGCGGCGGCAATCTGTGCCAGCCTGCCCCCGTTCGTGACCACGGTTGGCTTGTTCGTGAATGCGTCGCAAGCCGCCATAGAGCATGTGTTGAGCCAGGTGCCGCTGGATCTGCTGCAATTTCATGGTGATGAGCCCGCGCAGTTCTGTACCCGCTTTTCGCGCCCCTGGATCAAGGCGGTGCGCATGAAAGACGATGTGGATCTGTACCGCTGTGCGGCGCAATACCGGGAAGCAGCGGGGTTGCTGGTCGATAGCTATGTGGCCGGTGTGCCCGGTGGCACCGGAGAAACCTTTAACTGGGGCAGGTTACCCAAGGATCTGCCCCTTCCTGTGGTGCTGGCCGGTGGCCTGCATCCGGGCAATGTGGCCGATGCCGTGGCACAGGTACGGCCATGGGCGGTGGATGTTAGTGGCGGCGTTGAACAGAAGACGGTTCAGGGCGGTCGCAGTGGCGGGATCAAGGATCCGGCTGCCATCCGCGCCTTTATCAAAAGTGCGAAAATACGAGGAGTAGCTGGTGTCTGA
- the truA gene encoding tRNA pseudouridine(38-40) synthase TruA — translation MARIALGIEYDGTDFRGWQTQQAGVRTVQECLEKALSKVADHPVAVVCAGRTDAGVHGTGQVVHFDSDASREMKSWIMGGNTNLPRDVTVRWATPVSEEFHARFSAVSRRYRYVIYNHSRPPALYRNQVTWNYRPLNLGAMREAADYLVGSHDFTAYRSVHCQAKSPHKTLHSLRLYEYGKVIVLEAHANAFLMHMVRNMAGVLMTIGAGKRPAHWAREVLESKDRRKGAATAPPFGLYLVDIEYPDHFHLPREPLGPLWLPHSLEA, via the coding sequence ATGGCCCGTATTGCCCTTGGAATTGAATACGACGGTACCGACTTTCGTGGCTGGCAGACTCAGCAGGCCGGTGTCAGAACCGTGCAGGAATGTCTTGAGAAGGCGCTGTCGAAAGTGGCTGACCATCCAGTAGCGGTGGTCTGTGCCGGTCGCACCGATGCTGGCGTGCACGGCACCGGGCAGGTGGTGCATTTCGATTCCGATGCGTCCCGTGAGATGAAAAGCTGGATCATGGGCGGCAATACCAATCTGCCACGGGATGTGACTGTGCGCTGGGCCACCCCTGTCAGCGAGGAATTCCACGCCCGCTTTTCTGCTGTCAGCCGCCGTTACCGTTACGTTATCTACAATCACTCCCGCCCGCCGGCTCTGTACCGCAATCAGGTGACCTGGAATTACCGACCGCTAAATCTGGGCGCCATGCGTGAAGCGGCCGATTACCTGGTTGGCAGCCATGACTTTACCGCTTACCGCAGTGTGCACTGTCAGGCAAAGTCACCGCACAAGACCCTGCACAGCCTGAGACTGTATGAATACGGCAAGGTGATCGTGCTGGAGGCCCATGCTAACGCCTTCTTGATGCATATGGTGCGTAATATGGCGGGTGTGTTGATGACGATCGGGGCGGGCAAGAGACCGGCGCACTGGGCCCGAGAGGTGCTGGAGTCCAAAGACCGCCGCAAGGGGGCAGCAACGGCACCGCCATTTGGCCTGTATCTGGTGGATATCGAATATCCGGATCACTTTCATCTACCCAGAGAGCCGTTGGGGCCCCTGTGGTTGCCCCATTCCCTTGAGGCATAA